In the Besnoitia besnoiti strain Bb-Ger1 chromosome XII, whole genome shotgun sequence genome, one interval contains:
- a CDS encoding hypothetical protein (encoded by transcript BESB_022440) — translation MVDDETHRLQSIPRKLRWVTRSRALASPQTAISVAVHEETSLSPLPGWALPGILLDLLASCGVNQTDAIFSEVLGKTSAELESFGSELATGSHRDHIPAALHRATQSLLASRRQRTSTTWADSLYYETVLEVFRRYLENFYASDITAGADAWTSSHHRGQQPDYASLGSRKEPTLVNAYSEQETSGTREPSAVQGDAVPMDQRPSIQETPIRSTESAGHLGQSTASVRENNETQGNSTRLAHPVATSKLTSSRSNSNEQRTEHETAYSRDACPDGLCRDRSEHHPHLPPPAADAATADSSVNQKQILQPDLTGNSASPDGPSPQGEPTLAVTRHERRENGPAPEDGLVLFHRDVDIVTASPAIGGPPPLLVTDSRGTDGPSVPSPSPSSVPLSEPSTASSQTVQRTCSGATTAASAPAFDSPPPSPPSPAFPLIHMKGQSVSTVSYNIPALRVLQIICKNNVVNCKRDFAQGVAELLQYGKRRLHRRDVAVDSVSDARDKPVQAFEGSEQDPARISVVSASPSG, via the coding sequence ATGGTGGATGATGAAACTCATCGTCTGCAAAGTATCCCTAGGAAACTCCGATGGGTAACGCGATCTCGTGCCCTTGCTTCTCCTCAAACCGCAATCAGTGTGGCAGTGCACGAGGAAACCTCACTTTCCCCACTGCCCGGATGGGCTCTTCCCGGCATCCTGCTCGACCTTCTCGCGAGCTGTGGCGTCAATCAGACGGATGCCATCTTTTCGGAGGTGCTGGGGAAAACGAGCGCAGAGCTGGAATCTTTTGGCAGCGAACTCGCGACCGGTTCACACAGGGATCATATACCAGCGGCGCTCCACAGAGCAACACAGTCTCTCCTTGCTTcccgcaggcagcgcacGTCCACCACCTGGGCTGATTCTCTCTACTATGAAACAGTGCTTGAGGTGTTCAGGAGATACTTGGAAAATTTCTACGCATCTGATATTACGGCTGGTGCAGATGCGTGGACAAGCAGTCACCACCGGGGTCAGCAGCCGGACTATGCAAGCCTTGGAAGTCGAAAGGAACCAACGCTAGTCAATGCTTACAGTGAGCAGGAAACCTCAGGAACCCGGGAACCGTCTGCTGTCCAGGGCGATGCTGTGCCCATGGATCAGCGTCCCTCCATCCAGGAAACTCCTATCAGGTCAACTGAGTCAGCAGGTCACCTAGGGCAATCCACGGCATCCGTAAGAGAAAATAACGAAACTCAAGGGAACAGTACACGCCTTGCCCACCCCGTCGCTACGAGTAAACTGACTAGTTCTCGTTCAAATTCAAATGAACAGAGAACGGAACACGAGACAGCGTACAGCCGTGATGCGTGCCCAGACGGATTGTGCAGGGACAGATCAGAGCACCACCCACATCTGCCTCCTCCCGCCGCTGATGCTGCAACTGCGGATAGCTCAGTTAATCAAAAGCAAATCTTGCAACCGGATCTGACTGGGAACTCAGCGTCGCCGGATGGGCCTTCCCCTCAAGGGGAACCGACGCTGGCGGTGACGCGACATGAAAGACGCGAGAATGGGCCGGCACCCGAAGATGGGCTGGTTTTGTTTCACAGAGACGTCGACATCGTGACGGCCTCCCCAGCGATTggcgggccgccgcctctgctaGTTACCGACAGCAGAGGCACCGACGGCCCAAGTGTCCCGTCACCTTCCCCAAGCTCGGTACCTTTATCCGAGCCCTCCACCGCTTCGTCCCAAACTGTGCAGCGTACTTGCTCGGGCGCAACgaccgcggcctcggcgcccgcttTTGATTCCCCGCCTCCATCTCCACCATCTCCGGCCTTCCCACTGATCCACATGAAAGGACAGTCAGTGTCAACGGTATCGTATAACATTCCTGCCCTCCGCGTGCTGCAAATCATCTGCAAGAACAACGTTGTCAACTGCAAGCGTGACTTTGCCCAGGGGGTTGCCGAGCTCCTCCAATATGGAAAAAGACGCTTGCACAGACGGGATGTTGCTGTCGACAGTGTGAGCGACGCTCGTGACAAGCCCGTCCAGGCCTTTGAAGGGAGCGAGCAGGACCCAGCTCGCATTTCAGTagtctccgcctcccccaGCGGATGA
- a CDS encoding hypothetical protein (encoded by transcript BESB_022450) has protein sequence MKLRQHGDGGPRAGCGCVSHDDESAEGFQRSSQDQLEMARRRRSSGAGDSGNPPISASGLYAPVGDAGGPSDGKHAQRKGQTADPVAACSRGLVRCLGGLCSPPRPLTVFLCLLPLAALSSVLLLLVCRSARKGVNVFDLKSAFFGNSYGCFIRDAQDAESARAENFSLSLFPFLSELADRLVPSDDLDPLLQPRADRQSRALSLRQLPAAAGDAASARGAMTGAFEGAGGNRLFCFDAALDPVGAQQGQAAVTTAKRANAAGASEQDVGRAQNAGGVAAAAVAVANGPCLPSFEAAIRLYDWRLKNSWAARRWRYHAPEYVRKAFTLFLPIDRRLHELYRREMAAILAIVGPYVEIEPPVPIAADCYPPEAYTVVPRRASAEGGGGPKRASNADGAQEKPAAAAFHAPFTGEAASFNASSRHAEDEKLHTSQVTLDAYCEEARRVHRGAFTGKGREKAVKIVDTVILGYDLDLLEVRLYELEHTVDYFVILESRHHTTGLFEKPLLFKQNRHRFARFLHKVIYFEIPPAISQSYADFCAKRFLQDYDNCWRFEFSSRDILLWMLARLNEGIDAAGNTHLSAPLFGTDDLIMTGDPDEIIRGDRLRHLKFCEPVEQPTLGWAMVHYPGRIDAMAQKEFGAQTGLATDVPYAIGPLMDTFRYQAIQYLVRVPDPRVLGHVFRRHALSQLQPPLYLYGGWHMSDLSYLPYLMSKIPVDDNKPGYEPWSVYRHLVNGELDLAQREVWEKFRDYRQVGASVVEASQVPEAYRDIGFGDVPWVMKCNPMRYPTWFRMLDKRYFMHPNKSFYRGAEPLFAQDVRQWLEIVNGIRDKYKPPVS, from the exons ATGAAACTGCGGCAgcacggcgacggcgggccgCGGGCTGGTTGCGGCTGCGTTTCTCATGATGACGAATCGGCCGAAGGCTTCCAGCGGAGCTCGCAGGATCAACTGGAGatggcgaggaggcgtcgctcctcGGGCGCTGGAGACAGCGGGAATCCGCCTATCTCTGCCTCAGGTCTCTACGCGCCAGTAGGCGACGCGGGGGGCCCTTCAGACGGCAAGCACGCACAGAGGAAAGGACAGACGGCGGACCCTGTTGCGGCGTGCTCCCGCGGCCTGGTGCGCTGTCTGGGGGGCCTGTGCAGCCCACCGCGCCCGCTGACAGTCTTTCTTTGCCtcctgccgctggcggcgctttCCAGTGTGttgcttctcctcgtctgccgcagcgcccggaAAGGCGTTAACGTGTTTGACCTGAAGTCCGCGTTCTTCGGCAACTCCTACGGGTGTTTCATTCGTgacgcgcaggacgcggagagtGCTCGAGCCGAAAACTTCTCCCTTTCGCTCTTCCCTTTTCTGTCTGAGCTCGCTGACCGTCTCGTCCCCAGCGACGACCTCGACCCCCTTCTGCAACCCAGAGCGGACCGGCAAAGTcgcgccctctctctgcggcaactgcctgccgccgcaggcgacgcagcgtcggctcgcggcgcgatGACGGGAGCCTttgaaggcgccggcggcaacCGGTTGTTCTGTTTCGACGCAGCTCTAGACCCTGTCGGGGCGCAACAGGGGCAGGCGGCCGTCACCACGGCAAAGCGAGCGaacgcggcaggcgcttctGAGCAGGATGTTGGCAGGGCACAGAACGcaggcggcgtggcggcggctgcggtcgccgtcgcgaaTGGGCCCTGTCTGCCCTCGTTCGAGGCGGCCATTCGTCTGTACGATTGGCGGCTGAAGAATTCCTGGGCGGCCCGACGGTGGCGGTACCACGCGCCGGAGTATGTTCGCAAGGCGTTTACGCTTTTCCTCCCCATCGACCGGCGGCTGCACGAGCTGTATCGGCGCGAAATGGCTGCGATTCTCGCCATCGTAGGCCCCTACGTCGAGATTGAGCCTCCAGTGCCCATCGCCGCGGACTGCTACCCGCCAGAGGCGTACACGGTAGTGCCCCGGCGAGcgtcggcggagggcggcggaggccccaAGCGCGCGTcgaacgcagacggcgcgcaaGAGAagcccgcagcagcagccttcCACGCGCCCTTTACTGGAGAGGCAGCCTCTTTCAACGCGTCCAGTCGGCATGCAGAGGATGAAAAGCTTCACACAAGTCAAGTCACTCTCGACGCGTactgcgaagaagcgcggagAGTGCACCGGGGCGCCTTCACGGGCAAGGGCCGCGAGAAAGCCGTGAAAATCGTCGACACTGTCATTCTCGG GTATGACTTGGATCTTCTGGAAGTTCGTCTGTACGAGCTGGAGCACACGGTCGACTACTTTGTGATCCTCGAGTCCCGCCATCACACGACCGGGTTGTTTGAGAAGCCCCTTCTCTTCAAGCAGAATCGTCACCGGTTCGCTCGGTTTCTCCACAAAGTGATCTACTTCGAAATCCCCCCTGCGATCAGCCAGTCCTACGCGGACTTCTGCGCCAAGAGATTTCTTCA GGACTACGACAATTGTTGGAGATTCGAGTTCAGCAGTCGGGACATCCTGCTGTGGATGCTGGCGCGGCTCAATGAGGGCATCGACGCGGCGGGGAACACgcatctctctgcgcctctctttgGCACCGACGACCTCATCATGACTGGCGACCCCGACGAGATCATTCGAG GAGACCGGCTGCGCCACCTCAAGTTCTGTGAGCCTGTAGAGCAGCCGACCCTCGGATGGGCGATGGTGCACTATCCCGGCCGCATTGACGCCATGGCGCAGAAGGAGTTTGGAGCGCAAACGGGGCTCGCGACGGATGTCCCTTACGCTATTGGGCCTCTTATGGACACATTT AGATACCAGGCCATTCAGTACTTAGTCAGGGTTCCTGACCCGCGGGTTCTCGGTCACGTTTTCCGCCGGCACGCcctctcgcagctgcagcctcccCTCTATCTCTACGGAGGATGGCACATGAGCGATTTGTCTTATCTCCCGTACCTGATGAGCAAAATCCCGGTCGACGACAACAAGCCAGGCTACGAGCCGTGGAGTGTGTATCGACACCTCGTGAACGGCGAGCTAGACCTCGCGCAGCGGGAAGTCTGGGAGAAGTTCCGAGACTACCGGCAAGTTGGCGCGTCCGTCGTTGAAGCGAGCCAG GTGCCGGAGGCCTACAGAGACATTGGCTTCGGCGATGTTCCCTGGGTCATGAAGTGCAACCCGATGAG GTACCCGACGTGGTTTCGAATGCTAGACAAAAGGTACTTCATGCACCCGAACAAGTCCTTCTatcgaggcgcagagccgctcTTCGCTCAAGACGTCCGGCAGTGGCTGGAAATTGTGAACGGCATTCGAGACAAATACAAGCCTCCGGTGTCCTGA
- a CDS encoding hypothetical protein (encoded by transcript BESB_022460), translating into MTSQGGATPSPPCPAGRGAAQDALSLADLSSRAPLSRVSSRLSPFPSAFSEPPRSSSEPSFAVFADAAGPLAGNRSSPRRGVLSSLAGARRGLALGAQCVVGAALKAVSRVDTPVATGSGSVRGRLASEPGRGALPPLLQAARQSHCAGRAPVGAPANPTEPQTTAGRQPSQPHALRDGGARRAGWAREPRSRDSVSSSARGDEAEGAAPRQLLVRREAGVLSSGAAPRYAVAVVAAALPAATGFARSASILPSDRGLGATSACRTMSASSAGSPCPGAAAPSLCRQISTTRTSCWAAARSRAPLILLSAFVSPLRSIFRREPPPESALPLLGSEGPVASRHAAALLAGSLRGCSASAAQAASSAFDAGPRAAGAVPPAGNGRAAPPRAPSGQRARDGSGAGAAAPRRRASGPAEGDARPGEAACRRDRGAKLRGEERDVPPYSGAPYSPLALSPFAVGSSGILLRALALRFASSLPSRLAASSSREDRLPPPPQARAFGSLPAPGAEAASADSASALSVSGCSSAACKGQRKSPEGAQRPETDLPAAASRRPWAVAQSAALHVRRGSDSAAVPDCVSSHSPGSSGAQKGFHASTHSPGAASASVASAPPSPGAGTSTQRSDTLERDAAAAASQAPASRQEPTRECSEGVDAPGGVSAPLAMPSKALSRDRRRGRSSRRSSPSPAEETILPTTDLGPGGELFVMEPRRDSFLKIRKGRSPARVKLFDSRMQQTLSGAEAVPGRQPEEVSAVFLGAPGPSDALRAPFRLSLGDGESYVFPSPEAAGGGAQVCFSRSERADFTSTAAAGKERSLRSSLPAEARHDRAQLFLSPLASPALGLSQTASASRSSVCAFESGFGEGAAESFFESGNSASDPQRMRRAFTPSSPAVDLRFAPPSWSRALASGQSPVLLRSASAQEGRAFFASAATAWRDPEGRSAGTRSASQSVAAGEMQRGGGLPNGARGLSVAPPQARSGHAALKDQRRFFSVGRGGKDPYEVLGCSRSSSAQDIKKKFREMAKKYHPDLNPDPGAKQKMADITAAYELLSDPKQREFYDKTGMTPDEAASSGAGGPAGADAGAGFDASFMFTDFAEMFANMAGFGAGGAGPFSSSAFGSAGAAAGTSAVRGEDIQTEVTIDLMDAVRGCEKTLHFSAKCVCSSCTGTGSATGSSGIQRCRACGGSGVQRVERGPIVLGIPCRQCNGAGQVITHPCRTCRGTGVKTQPKVLNIDIPKGVRQGMQMRVPNQGHMGLRGGKPGHLFVSINVKPHETFRWIDDDVHTDVPLSIKQCLLGGSVEITTLDGVVELLIPPNTSPSTIKILKGRGPPKIDQRGGVGNLVLHFTLKMPASLTPQQRRHIELFDEIEEARNASQATAKREAAAAAAKAAAAFKAANDGRTSQASRRSTTASSAASAEVLSALKSADKKQETEHPAAKQSPPPPPPPPPPPPFPRRTAGSAEPKAEAQAAEMAESVTASSAETDGAATAEKDEGVAAEGQAQTKQQEQKKDTESETTGEKEKP; encoded by the exons atGACCTCGCAGGGAGGCGCGAccccgtctccgccctgtcccgccggcagaggcgcggcgcaggacgcgctctccctcgcggacctctcttcccgcgcgccgctgtcgagaGTCTCTAGCCGCCTGTCGCCTTTCCCCTCGGCTTTTTCCGAGCCGCCCCGCTCGTCTTCGGAGCCTTctttcgccgtcttcgcagacgcagcggggCCTTTGGCGGGCAATCggtcctctccgcggcggggcgTGCTGagctcgctcgcgggcgcgcgccgtgggctggctctcggcgcgcagTGCGTGGTGGGTGCGGCGCTGAAGGCCGTGAGCAGGGTCGACACTCCCGTGGCGacaggcagcggcagcgtccGCGGGCGTCTGGCGAGCGAGCCGGGACGAGgcgccctccctccgctgctccaggccgcgcgacagagccACTGCGCCGGCAGGGCCCCAGTCGGCGCGCCAGCCAACCCGACAGAGCCGCAGACCACCGCGGGTCGGCAGCCCTCCCAGCCGCATGCCCTGAgggacggaggcgcgcgacgcgctggtTGGGCGAGAGAACCGAGAAGCAGAGATAGCGTGTCGAGCAGTGCGAGAGGAGatgaggcggagggcgcggcgcccaggcAGCTCTTGgtgaggcgcgaggccgggGTTCTTTCCTCGGGGGCCGCACCACGCtacgcggtcgccgtcgtcgctgccgcgcttcCAGCTGCCACAGGCTTTGCGAGGAGTGCGTCTATCCTTCCCTCCGACCGGGGCTTGGGGGCGACGAGTGCCTGCCGAACGATgtccgcctcttctgcgggGTCGCCCTGtccgggcgcggcggcgccgtctctctgcaggcagaTTTCGACGACGCGCACCAGCTGCTGGGCTGCGGCacggtcgcgggcgcctctcatccttctctccgcgttcGTGTCTCCGCTCCGCTCCATCTTTCGGCGTGAGCCTCCGCCTGAGAGCGCGCTTCCGCTCCTGGGCTCAGAAGGCCCAGTGGCGTcgcggcacgcggcggcgctgctcgccggttccctgcgcggctgcagcgcctcggcggcgcaggctgcgagcTCCGCGTTCGACGCgggccctcgcgccgctggcgcggtgCCGCCCGCAGGGAACGGGCGAGCggcaccgccgcgcgcgccgtctggcCAGCGGGCTCGCGACGGGTCGGGGGCcggggcagccgcgccccgcCGGAGGGCCTCTGGGCCCGCGGAGGGGGACGCGAGGCCCGGAGAAGCCGCTTGCAGGCGGGACAGAGGCGCGAAGCTGCGGGGAGAGGAGCGCGACGTTCCACCGTATTCTGGGGCCCCTTACTCTCCTCTGGCTTTGTCGCCTTTCGCAGTGGGGTCGTCTGGGATTCTTCTTCGAGCCCTGGCGCTGCggttcgcctcgtcgctcccCTCGAGGTTGGCTGCCTCGAGCAGCCGCGAGGaccgccttcctcctcctccccagGCGCGTGCGTTCGGCTCACTGCCTGctccaggcgcggaggccgcttcGGCGgacagcgcgagcgccctCTCCGTGTCCGGCTGCTCATCCGCCGCCTGCAAGGGCCAGCGCAAGAGCCCGGAAGGCGCCCAGAGGCCAGAGACTGACCTgccggcagccgcgtcgcgcaggcctTGGGCCGTCGCGCAGTCTGCCGCTCTCCACGTAAGGCGAGGCTCAGACTCTGCAGCCGTCCCAGACTGTGTCTCCTCCCACAGCCCcgggagcagcggcgcgcagaagggGTTTCACGCGTCGACGCATTCTCCaggcgctgcctcggcgtctgtcgcttccgcgccgccatcgccaggcgcaggcacctcgacgcagcggagcgaCACGCTGGAAAGggacgctgctgctgcggctagccaggcgccggcgtcgcgacAGGAACCCACGCGAGAGTGCAGTGAGGGGGTTGACGCCCCAGgaggtgtctccgcgccgctggccaTGCCTTCGAAGGCCCTcagccgcgaccgcaggAGGGGCCGGAGCTCACGTCGCTCGagcccgtcgcccgcggaaGAAACGATTCTGCCCACGACAGACCTAGGCCCCGGCGGGGAGTTGTTCGTTATGGAACCCCGCAGAGACAGTTTTCTGAAGATAAGGAAGGGCAGGTCACCTGCGCGGGTCAAGCTCTTCGactcgcgcatgcagcagacaCTCTCAGGGGCGGAGGCCGTGCCAGGCAGGCAGCCAGAAGAGGTTTCGGCGGTGTTTCTGGGCGCGCCAGGCCCCTCTGATGCGCTACGGGCTcccttccgcctctcgctgggcgacggcgagtcgTACGTCTTCCCAAgccccgaggccgcgggaggcggTGCGCAGGTCTGTTTTTCGCGTTCTGAACGCGCAGACTTCACCTcgacagctgcggcgggcaAGGAGCGTTCTCTGCGCTCCTCCCTCCCTGCTGAGGCGAGACACGACCGTGCCCAGCTATTTCTGTCGCCTcttgcgtctcctgcgctcGGCCTTTCGCAgacggcctccgcgtcgcgctcctccgtctgcgcaTTCGAGAGTGGCTTCGGAGAAGGTGCCGCAGAGTCTTTTTTCGAGTCGGGCAACTCAGCAAGCGACCCGCAGAGAATGCGGCGGGCTTTcacgccttcttcgcctgccgtcGACTTGCGGtttgcgccgccctcgtggTCACGCGCGCTTGCCTCAGGCCAGAGTCCTGTGTTGCTCcgctcggcgagcgcgcaggaGGGCCGCGCCTTTtttgcctccgccgcgacggcgtggCGCGATCCGGAGGGGCGGAGCGCAGGGACTCGCTCCGCGAGCCAGTCCGTAGCCGCCGGCGAGATGcagaggggcggcggccttcccAACGGCGCCCGGGGGCTTTCCGTAGCGcccccgcaggcgcggagcggcCACGCGGCTCTGAAGGATcagcggcgcttcttcagcgtGGGCAGGGGCGGCAAAGATCCCTACGAAGTGCTGGGCTGCAGTCGCTCGAGCAGCGCGCAGGATATCAAAAAGAAATTTCGAGAAATGGCCAAGAAGTATCACCCTGACTTGAATCCAGATCCCGGCGCCAAACAAAAAATGGCGGATATCACTGC agcgTACGAACTGTTGAGCGACCCGAAGCAGCGCGAGTTCTACGACAAGACGGGCATGACTCCAGACGAAGCTGCGTCATCTGGTGCAGGAGGTCCAG CTGGAGCAGACGCGGGTGCAGGCTTTGACGCCTCGTTCATGTTCACGGACTTCGCGGAGATGTTTGCCAACATGGCGGGtttcggcgcaggcggcgcggggcccTTCTCATCGTCCGCGTTtggctctgcgggcgccgcggcgggcaccAGCGCGGTCCGTGGCGAAGACATTCAAACCGAAGTCACCATCGACCTCATGGACGCAGTCCGAGGATGCGAAAAG ACGCTTCATTTCAGCGCGAagtgcgtctgcagcagctgcaccgGCACCGGAAGCGCGACGGGGAGCTCGGGCATtcagcgctgccgcgcgtgcggcggtagcggcgtccagcgcgtcgagcgcggcCCCATCGTCCTCGGCATTCCATGCCGCCAGTGCAACGGCGCTGGGCAGGTCATCACGCACCCGTGCAG gACGTGCCGAGGGACAGGCGTGAAGACTCAGCCGAAAGTCCTCAACATCGACATCCCCAAAG GCGTGCGCCAAGGCATGCAGATGCGCGTGCCGAATCAGGGTCACATGGGCCTCCGCGGAGGAAAGCCTGGGCACCTTTTCGTCAGC ATCAATGTGAAGCCTCACGAGACCTTCCGGTGGATTGACGACGACGTCCACACAGACGTGCCGCTCTCGATCAAGCAA TGTCTTCTGGGCGGCAGCGTCGAGATCACCACGCTGGACGGCGTCGTGGAGCTGTTGATTCCGCCGAATACTTCTCCATCGACGATCAAGATTCTCAAAGGCCGCGGGCCGCCGAAAATCgaccagcgaggcggcgtcggcaACCTCGTGCTTCACTTCACGCTTAAG ATGCCCGCCTCGTTGACGCCCCAGCAGCGGCGTCACATTGAGCTGTTCGACGAGATCGAGGAAGCACGAAACGCgtcgcaggcgaccgcgaaacgcgaggccgctgcggcggcggcgaaggctgcggcggccttcaAGGCCGCCAACGACGGGCGAacctcgcaggcgtctcggCGCTCAACAAcggcctcgtctgccgccagcgccgaggTTTTGTCCGCCCTGAAAAGCGCGGACAAGAAGCAAGAGACAGAGCACCcggccgcgaagcagagcccgccgccgcctccccctccaccgcctccgcccccgttTCCGCGCCGAACTGCGGGAAGCGCCGAGCCGAAGgctgaggcgcaggcagcggaaaTGGCAGAGTCTGTgacggcgtcgagcgcggaAACAGATGGCGCTGCTACAGCTGAGAAAGACGAAGGTGTGGCAGCAGAAGGCCAGGCGCAGACCAAGCAGCaagagcagaagaaagacacTGAGTCTGAGACGaccggcgagaaggagaagccgTAG